In Tessaracoccus sp. MC1865, the DNA window CGTATGGGCAAGCGCTCCGTGCTCCGGCTCACGGTCGATGGCGAAGGCCCCCAGGGTCGCGGCCCGCTTCTCGACGACATCGCCTCCGCGTCGCGCGCCATCTCAGACGCGCTGGACGAGAGCCCGGTGGTGGGGGACCACCCGTTCACCCTCGAGGTGTCTTCGCGCGGCGTGAGCAAGCCGCTGACGGAGGCGAAACACTTCCGCCGCAACACCGGGCGCCTGGTGCAGTTGTGGCTGGCCGACGGCGAGATCGTCGGCCGTATCGTCGGCGCCGATGAGCAGGGCGTCACGCTCGACGTCGACGGCTCCGAGCGCACGGTGGCTCTCACTGACATCAACAAGGCAGTCGTCCAGGTGGAAATGAACCGCCCGGTGGACGGCGAAGAGGATGAGGAGAACTGACATGGATGTCGATCTGGCTTCACTGACACTCATTGAGCGCGAGCGTGGGATCGATCGCGAGTATCTGCTCAAGACGCTCGAGGACGCGCTCCTCAACGCGTACAGCAAAACCCCCAACGCACTGCGCGGCGTGAAGGTCGAGATCAACCGGAAGACGGGCAAGGCCGCCGTGCTGGCCCCCGAATTCAATGACGACGACGAGATCATCGGCTACTTCGACGACACGCCGGAGGACTTCGGCCGCATCGCCGCCGCGACCGCCCGACAGGTGATCTTCCAGCGGATCCGCGAGGCGGAGGACGAGCAGAAGTTCGGTCACTTCTCGGCCACCGAGGGCGATGTCATCGTCGGCGTCGTGCAGCAGGACCGCGACTCCAAGGCTGTCCGCGTGCTGATCAGCAAGGGTGACCAGGACAAGTTCGAGGCGCTCATGCCGCTGGCCGAGCAGGTTCCGGGTGAGGACTACAGCCACGGCCGCAGGCTGCGCGTCTACGTGGTGAGCGTCCGACGCGAACTCCGCGGCCCGCAGGTGATCGTCTCGCGCACCCACCCGCACCTGGTCCGCAAGTTGTTCGCGCTCGAGGTGCCGGAACTGGGGCAGGGCGTCGTCGAGATCTGCGAGGTCGCCCGCGAAGCCGGTCACCGCACCAAGATCGCCGTGCGGTCGCTGGACCCCAACGTGTCCGCCAAGGGCGCGTTCATCGGCCCCATGGGCCAGCGGGTCCGCGCCGTGACGAACGAGTTGGGGGAGGAGAAGATCGACATCGTCGACTACTCCGACGACCCCACCGAGTTCGTGGCCGCCGCGCTCTCGCCCGCGAAGGTGCTGTCGGTGACGGTGGTCGACGAGCAGGCCAGGGCCTGCCGGGCGATCGTGCCCGACTACCAGTTGTCGCTGGCCATCGGCCGTGAGGGTCAGAACGCCCGCCTCGCGGCGCGTCTCACCGGCTGGCGCATCGACATCCAGCCGGACGTCACCGCCTGACCCATCGCTCCTCCCTCGTGGGGGAACAGCCCCGGCCCCTGGCTGAGAGATTCTCAGAGTTCTTTTGGAATCCTCTCAGGCAGGGGTTAGTCTGTTCTCGCTGGGAATCCAGCGATCCCCGATCAGAGGACTGTTCGAACAGATGGCGAAGAAGATCTGGACCCCGGTCATCGCAGGCGTCAGCGCCTTGGCACTCGTCGGTGGCGTGGGCGTTGCCAGCGCGCTGGACAAGGACGACGTCACCATGGTGGTCGACGGCGTGGCCAAGACCATCGCGGTCCGCGAGAACACGGTCGCGAAGGTCCTCGAGCTCGAGGGCATCGAGCCCGGGCCCCACGACGTCGTCCTGCCGGCGCTGGAGACCACCGTCGTCGACGGCCTCGAGATCAGCATCGCCTACGCGCGTCCGCTCGACGTCACCATTGACGGCGAACAACGCGAGGTCTGGACCACCGCGAAAAACGTGGGGGATGCGCTGAAGATGCTGCGCCTCGACGCCGCAGATTCCAAGCTCTCCGCCTCCCGTTCCGCGGCCATCGGCCGCGAGGGCCTCTCTGTCGACATCCTCACCGCCCGTGACCTGACGGTCACCGTCGCCGGGGTTGCCCAGCCCGTGCGCCTGGCCGGCACTGTCGCCGACGCGTTGGCCGAGGTCGGCGTCACCCCGGACGCCGACGACAAGGTGACCCCCAGCCCCGAGACCGCCCTCGAAGACGGCATGAGCGTCGTGTTCGTCAGGGTCGACGTCAAGCCGTCCACCAAGAAGGTCGCGGTGGCGTTCGAGAAAACCACCACCGAATCCAGCAAGATGCTCAAGGGTGAGAAGGAAGTCACCACCAAGGGGGTCGTCGGCGAGAACCTCGAGACCTACACCAATGTCTACGAGGACGGCGTGCTGAAGTCGTCGGCGCTCGTCTCAACCGAGGTGGTCAAGGCGCCGGTGAACCAGGTGACCACCGTCGGCACCAAGGTGCCGCCCCCTCCGGCGCCGGAACCCGAGGCGGCCCCCGCTGAGAGGTCCGAGTCGGCGTCCTCGGGAGGCTCCGGCCTCGACCTGCGCCGCTCCTCCATGTGGGACACGATCGCGCGCTGCGAGTCCACCAACCGTTGGAACATCAACACCGGCAACGGCTACTACGGCGGTCTGCAGTTCAACCTGCAGACCTGGCGCAGCGTCGGCGGCACGGACTTCGCGGCCTACCCCCACCAGGCCACCCGCGAGGAGCAGATCACCGTGGCCAACCGTCTGTACGACCAGCGCGGCCTCCAGCCCTGGGGCTGCAAGCCCTGATCGTGATTCACTCACGATCTGTTCACAGCGTCCTGCCTGCTCGGTAGGGTTGAGTGTCTACGGAACCGGACCCCAACGAAAGGTAAGGCCCATGACCGAACGGACACTACCCAACCTCGACATCGTCGACGAGGAGTTCCTCGCCCAGGCGACCATCACCGCAGGGCCGTGGGTCAGCCTCCTGCTTCCCACGCAGCGCACCGGCCGCGAGACACTCGCCGCCAGGTCCCAGTACGAGAACATGCTGAAACTGGCGGAGGGCGAGCTCGCCGCGAGGGACAGGGTGGGCGAGGTGTTGCCCGCCCTGCGTGACCTCGTCGCAGACCGTGAATTCTGGCTCCACCAGTCGGACGGGCTGGCGGTGTACGCCGCACCAGGGCTGATGCGCACCTTCCGCCTGCCGCTGGCGTTGCGCGAGGAGGTCTGTGTGGGCGACCATCCCAGGCTCGCACCCCTCGTGGGTGTGCTGTCGGCGGTGGGCGGTTCCTTCGACGTGCTGGCGCTGTCCGCCAACCGTGTGCGACTGTTCGAGGGAACGCGCAATTCCATCGGGGAACTGTCGCTCGGCGAAGACACGCCGACGGCGGTCGACGAGGTCTTCATCGGCCGCGACCACCAGGTCCAGCTCCAGAGCTCCGCGCAGAGCCGCGGCGGCGACATGGCCAACTTCCACGGGCACGGTGGAGACAGGGACGTGGCCGCTGTGGACCTCGAGCGGCTCTTCCGCGACATCTCCACCGCCGTCGACGAGGTGCTGGGCCGGGGCGCCACCCGCCCGCTGGTCCTGGCCGGCGTCGCGGAACACGGCGCCACCTTCCGCTCCATCAGCGGGCGCAGGAACATCGTCGACGAGATGGTGACCGGCAACCCGGACAGGTTGAGCGCCCAGGAACTGCACGAACGGGCCTGGCCCATCGCGGAGCGCGCGTTGCGCGAGGACGACGCCCAGTTGGCTGACCGCTACAACGAACTGGTGGGTACGGGCAGAGCCTCCGAGGACCTGGCCAGCATCGCCACCGCCGCGCAGGAGGGCAGGGTGGACACTCTGCTGCTCCGCCGCCCGAGTGCGGCGCCGGACGGGCAGCCCCGCCTGGTCGTCGATGAAGTGGATGTCGTGATCGCGCACACCTTGCGCAATTCGGGGTCCCTGGCGGTCAGCGAGGATCCGGCGGCACCCCCGGTGCGGGCCATTTTCAGATACTGAGAGGGCCCCGTGAACGGCGCTTTGGAGTGATACCGGCAGGCAAGTAGCATTGCTCCTTCCATGACTGTCGACTCTGAGTCCACTCCGCGTTCACCTGCTGAACGTTGGCCATGGGGACGGTTGGCCGTCCTCATGGCTCCGTTCGCGGTGCTCGGGGTCTGGCTGAAGGTGGTTCGGATCGACCGGTTCTACCCCAGCGCCGGGCTCGCGGAGAGGGCGACGAAATTGTCCTCCGATGTCGCGTTCGGCCTCTTCTGGTGTGTGCTGTGGGCCGTCGCACTCCTGTACCTCCGCCGGCCCCGGCTGCGCTCCGCCGCCGTCGTGCTGGCCCAGGTGCTCACCGCGGCCATCGGCGTCTTCATGGTCGTCAACCACTCCTATGCCCTGCGCACCGGAAACCCCCTGACGCCGGCCCAGATCGCGCTGGCGGTCCGTGAGGCCGAGGCCCTCTCTGGGCTCCTCGGATCGCAGGTCGACGCCACGTTCATCGGACTCCTGGTCGGCGTCGTGCTGTGGTCTCTGGTCGCCCCGCTGCTCCTGGGGAAGGTGTTCGCGCGCCTCTTCAAGGGCGAGGCCACCCCCGTCACCCGACGGGTGGGCCTGGCCGGCGCGGTGCTGCTGCTCATCGCCGCGACGTGGACGGCGCCAACCGCGTCGGCCTCGTTCGCGCTGTCCCCGGCTGTGCAGTTGGCCGTCTCACCCATCAAGCAGGCGGCCGCCTACCCGGAGGCCTTAGCCTCAGGGGCGCCCCTGGGTGATCCCGCGAGCACCCGGTTGGTGCCACGGCCGGGGGAGCGGCACCGCAACGTGGTGGTCATCACCCTCGAATCCCAGCGGGCCACCTCCGCCCTGCCGGAGACACGCCAGCCGGTGACCCCGGTGCTCGACGCCCTCGCTGAGCAGAGTGTGCGTCCGGAGCGGGGCTACACCGTCCTGCCCCACACGTCGAAGTCGTTGGTCTCCATCCACTGTGGAATGGCGCCACCGCCGGACAACCGCAACACCGAGGCCGACGAGGGCGGGCTGCCGCAGCGCTGCCTGCCTGAACTGCTGGCCGATGAGGGCTACAACACCGCCTTCTTCCAGTCGGCCACGGAACACTTCGAGCGGCGCCGCGGCACCGCTGCGAACCTGGGCTTCCAGAAGTTCACCCCGGTGGACGGGATGGACAAGACCGGCTTCAGCAAGGCCAACTACTTCGGCTACGAGGACGACATCATGCTGGAGCCGGTGCGCCGCTGGCTCACGAGGCAGGACGGGCCGTTCATGCTGGGCATGCTGACGGTGACCGCGCACCACGACTACAACGTGCCGGGCTACGAACTGATCGACTTCGTGGACCGCCCGCTGATGAACAAGTACCTCAACGCCGTGCACCTGCAGGACCGCTTCGTCGGCCACGTGATCGACCTCTTCAAGGAACTTGGACTCTACGAGGACACGGTGTTCGTGATCTCCGGTGACCACGGCGAAGGCTTCGGCGAGCACCAGCTCTACCAGCACGACAACACCATCTACGAAGAGGGCATCCGGGTGCCCATGCTGGTGCACGACCCCCGTCGGGCGCCGGAACTGATCGAAGGGCCGGCCAACCAGCTCGCCCTGATGCCCACCGCCGTCGACGCGCTTGGCTTCGACCTGGTCAGTGACGTCGAGTACCGGCCCTCGTTGTACAGCGGGGAGTCGCAGGGGCCGGTCATCGTGAGCTGCTGGGTCCGGGGGCGCTGCACCGCGGTGCTCGACGGCGACCGCAAGCTGATCCACCACTTCGGGGATCGCCGCGACGAGGTGTTCAACGTCGCCGAGGACCCGGGGGAACTCACCGATCTGGTGACCCAGACCGATGCCGACTGGATGGAGCGCGGCCGTGAGTTGGCCGTGGGCTGGTACCTCGACGTCGAACGCTGGTACGCGCCGGAGGAGTGACCTCCGGCGCACCCGGGCAGCGGGTCAGCGACGGGGGCCGCCGTGACCATGGACCCCGACGATCCCGGCGTCGATGGCCTTCTGGACGGCGTCGGCCTCAGACTGCGTCAGCTCGCCGTCGGTGACGGCCTTGTCCACCACCTCCTTGTCCTCGGCGGCCCGCACGGCCTGGCGTTCCTCGCGCAGCTCGGTGAGGGCTTCGGTGACGCTCGCCTCCTCCAAGCCCAGTTCTTCGGCCAGCGCCTTCGCGAACGCGGCCTGGTGTTCGGCGCGCAGCGCATCGCGCTCTTCCTGCGTGTCCGGCATGGTGGCGGGTTCGGACGGCCGGGCTGCGTCCCTGGCTGTGGCCATCGCTTCGGCGAGATCGGACTCGTCAACCCCGAGCTTCTCTGCGAGCGCCGACACATCCATGCCCGGCATGCCGCTGCGGTGCTCTCCGCCGAGCCTGCCGCGCCCCTCCATGCCCCACCCCTGCGCCTGCGGCGATGGCTGGGTGCTCTCGGTGGCAGAGGTGCTGGGAGAGGCGCTGGGCTCAGTCGTCTCAGCATTGGCCAGCGTTGCTGCGCCGAGGCCGAGTCCCGCAGCCATCGCTGCTGCGGACACTCCGGCAATGATCTTGTTCATGGGAGGCTTCCTTCCGGTGGGTCGGGCGGTGCTGCCCGACACCCCCAGCTTCGTGAGCGCTCCTGTGGGGTGCCTGTGCCGCGGCTGGGTGGCCGCTGCGAACTTGGCTAGTCTGGCGGGGTGAATCCTCAACGCACCTGCATCGGGTGCCGCGCAGTCGACGATCAGACGACGTTGGTCCGGCTCGTCAGGCAGGGCGTCACCGTCGTCGACGGCACCTCGCCCCGCCTTCCCGGTCGGGGTGCCTACGTCCATTCCCACTGCCTGGAGCTCGCCGAGCGACGCCACGCCATCCGTCGCGCGTTCGGGCCGGGGGCCCAACTTGACCCCGCCGCACGCTCCGCAATCCTCCGGAGTGGAAGCTGACGGTCAGGCAGGTTATGATGGTGGGCGGCCTGCGCTGTGCGCGGCCACATCGTTCAAACGCCCGGAAGGGCTACAACCAGAAGGTGGGCTGGAAGCTCATGACCACTCGATGAGAACCCAACGATGACCAAACACAACTAGGTCCGCGCCTTGGAGGTCGGGCCGCTTGAAGGAGAGTAGTGGCAAAGCCTCGCGTCCACGAGATCGCCAAGGAAATAGGTAAGACCAGTAAGGAACTGTTGTCCTGGCTGGGTGAAAACGGAGAATACGTCCGTGGCCCGTCCTCGACGTTGGAAGCACCAGTCGTGCGCCGCGTCCGGGAAGCATTCACCGCCAAGACCGATGCGCCTGCGCAACCCAAGCAGTCCCGTCCCGCACCGAAGGCAGCGGCTCCGGCCCCCGTCGTCGAGACACACCCTGACACTCCGGTGGCCACCCCTGGCGCACCGGACACGTCGGCCCCCGCCGTCGACGAGGCGCCCCAGGCGTCCGCACGGCCCCAGGCCGGCCCGCGCCCGGGCCCCAAGCCGCCCGCGGCTGCCCCCAAGCCGCCCGCAGCGGCCCCCAGGCCTGCTGCACCCGCAGCGCCTTCCGCTCCGGCAGCACCTTCAGCACCGGCCGCACCCGCGGCTTCCGCTGCTCCCGCTCCCGCTGCTCCCAAGCGCCCGGCCGCTCCGGCTGCGCCGTCCGCCCGTCCTTCGGGCCCGGCTCCCAAGCCCGGCGCTCCCGGCCCGCGTCCCCAGGCGCCTTCGCCCGGCCCGCGCAAGCCCGGCGCACCCCGTCCGGGGAACAACCCCTTCGCCCCGTCCCAGGGCATGGGCACCCAGCAGCGTCGCGGCCCCCGTCCTGACGGCGCTCCGCGTCGTGAGGGTGGCGCGCCCCGTCCGGGCGGCACCGGCGGTCTCCCGTCGGGTGTCCCACGTCCCGGTGGCACGGGCGGTCTGCCCGGCGTACCGCGGCCGAATCCCGCGATGATGCCCAAGCAGGCCAACCCGGCGCTCGGCCGCACAGGCGGCCGCGGTCGCCCGGCCGGTGGCCCCGGCGGTGGTCGTGGGCGTCCCGGCGCTGGTGCACCGGGTCGTCCCGGTGGCGCCGGCGGTGCGCCCGCCTTCGGTTCGGGCCCCATGGGCGGTGGCCCCGGTGGTGGCCGTGGCGGCGGCGCAGGCCGTGGCCGTGGCGGCACACAGGGTGCCTTCGGTCGTGGCGGCGGTGGCGCAGGTCGCCGTCGCAAGTCCAGGAAGCAGCGTAGGCAAGAGTTCGATCAGATGGAGGCGCCGGCAATTGGCGGCGTGCGCGTCCGGAAGGGCGACGGCCAGACCGTTCGCCTGCGCCGTGGCGCGTCCCTGACGGACCTCGCCGAGAAGATTGGCGTGGACGCGGCGTCGCTCGTACAGGTGCTGTTCCACCTGGGCGAGATGGTCACCGCAACGCAGTCGGTCTCAGATGACACCCTCGAGGTGTTGGGCGCTGAGCTCGATTACAACATCGAGGTCGTCTCGCCCGAGGACGAGGACCGCGAACTGCTCGAGAGCTTCGATCTCGAGTTCGGTGAGGATCTCGGCGACGAGGACGACCTGGCGGCCCGCCCGCCGGTCGTGACCGTCATGGGCCACGTGGACCACGGTAAGACGCGCCTGCTGGACGCGCTGCGGCACTCCAATGTCGTCGCCGGCGAAGCGGGTGGCATCACCCAGGCCATCGGCGCCTACCAGGTCGAGACCGGTGTCGACGGCGCTGATCGCAAGATCACGTTCATCGACACCCCGGGCCACGAGGCGTTCACCGCCATGCGTGCCCGCGGCGCGAAGTCCACGGACATCGCGGTGCTCGTCGTGGCAGCTGACGACGGCGTGATGCCGCAGACCATCGAGGCGTTGAACCACGCCCAGGCTGCGGACGTCCCGATCGTGGTCGCGGTCAACAAGATCGACAAGGAGTCGGCGGACCCCGTACGTGTGCGTGGCCAGCTCTCCGAGTTCGGCCTGGTGCCTGAGGAGTACGGCGGCGACACCCAGTTCGTCGACGTGTCCGCGGCCACCATGCAGGGCCTGCCGGAACTGCTGGAGGCCATCGTGCTGACGGCAGACGCCGCGCTGGACCTCCGGGCCAACCCGGACATGCCGGCACAGGGTGTGGCCATCGAAGCGCACCTCGACAAGGGTCGCGGTCCCGTGGCCACCGTCCTGGTGCACCGCGGCACGCTCCGCATCGGCGACTCGATCGTGGCCGGCTCGGCCCACGGCCGCGTCCGCGCCCTGATCAACGACCAGGGCGAGACGATGACCGAAGCCCCGCCGTCGATGCCCGTCCAGGTGCTCGGCCTGACGTCGGTGCCCGGCGCCGGCGACAACTTCCTGGTTGTCGACGACGACCGCATGGCCCGCCAGATCGCTGACAAGCGTGAGGCCCGCATGCGCGCCGCCCAGCAGGCCAAGTCCGGCCGTCGCAAGACGCTGGACCAGCTGTTCGAGCAGCTCGAGAGGGGCGAGACGCAGGAACTGCTGCTCATCCTCAAGGGCGACGGCGCAGGTTCCGTCGAAGCGCTGGAAGATGCGCTCAGCGGGATCGAGGTCGGCGAGGAGGTGTCGCTGCGCGTCATCGACCGCGGTGTCGGTGCCATCACCGAGACCAACGTGTCGCTGGCCGCCGCGTCCAAGGCCGTCATCATCGGCTTCAACGTGCGGCCCACGCCGCACGCGGCCCAGATGGCGGATCGCGAGAACGTCGACATCCGCTTCTACTCGGTGATCTACTCGGCCATCGACGAGATCGAAGCAGCGCTCAAGGGCATGCTCAAGCCGATCTACAAGGAAGAAGTGCGTGGCCAGGCGGAGATCCGCGAGGTCTTCCGTTCGTCCAAGTTCGGCAACATCGCGGGCTGCATGGTCCTCGACGGCACCATCAAGCGCAACGCCAAGGCGCGCCTGTTGCGTGACGGCGTGGTCGTCTCCGAGACGACCGTGGCCTCGCTGCGGCGTGAGAAGGACGATGCCACCGAGGTCCGCGAAGGCTTCGAGTGCGGTATCACGTTGACGTACAGCGACATCAAGATCGGTGACGTCATCGAGACCTTCGAAATGGTCGAAGTGGAGCGTGACTGATGGTCGGACCCCGTAACGCGAAGCTCGCGGATCAGATCAAGGTCATCCTGGCCTCGACCATCGACCGCCGCGTCAAGGACCCCCGTCTGGGGTTCGTGACGATCACGGAGGTGCGGCTGACCGGCGACAACCGGGAGGCCACCGCCTTCTACACCGTCCTCGGCGACGAGGCGGACCGTGCGGGGAGCGCCGCGGCGCTGGAGTCTGCCAAGGGCATGCTCCGCTCCACGATGGGTCAGCAGCTGGGCATGAAGTTCACGCCCACGCTGGAGTTCGTCCTTGACGCCACGCCGGAAACGGCGCGGCACATCGAGGACCTGCTCGCCCAGGTCCAGGCCCACGACGCCGCAGCAGCTGCTGCGGCGGCCGGGAAGGAGTTCGCCGGTGAGGCGGACCCCTACCGGAAGCCGCGGGACGACGAAGACAACGAAGAAGAGTGAGTAACGCGCAACCGGCCGTCCCCTCGGGCCTGGTGATCATCGACAAAGAGTCGGGGCTCACCTCGCACCAGGTGGTCGGCCGGTTGCGCCGTCTTCTGGGTACCCGCAAGATCGGCCATGCCGGCACCCTGGATCCCATGGCCACCGGCGTGCTCATCCTCGGGGTCAACCGCGCCACCCGCCTGCTGGGCCATCTGGCCCTGCACGACAAGCGCTACCTGGCCACTGTGAGGCTGGGGCAGTCGTCGCACACCGATGACGCCGACGGCGACCTCACGGAGGTCGCGGACGCGTCCGCCGTCACCATCGCGCAACTCCAGGAGGCCCTGGCCCCGCTCCGTGGTGCCATCCTCCAGCGCCCCAGCGCCGTCTCCGCCATCAAGGTGGACGGCAAACGTTCCTATGCCCGCGTCCGTGCAGGAGAGGCCGTGGACCTGCCCGCCAGGCCGGTCACCGTCTCCCGCCTCGACCTGTTGGCGGTGCGGCAGGTGGGCGCCCTCCTCGACGTCGACATCGACGTGGAGTGCTCATCGGGCACCTACATCCGCGCCATCGCCCGGGACCTGGGGGAGGCGCTGGGGGTGGGCGGCCACCTCACGGCGCTGCGCCGCACCCGCATCGGCGGCTACTCGCTCGACGACGCGGTGACGCTCGGTGACGAGCCTCCCGCCCTGATGAGCATGGCGGACGCCGCCCGGCTCAGCTTCCCCGTCATCGACCTGACGGAGGAGGAGGCCACCGACGTGGGTTACGGGCGCCCCCTGCGGCGTCCCGTGCCTGCCAGCCCCACCGGCGTCATCTCCCCGTCCGGGGAACTCCTGGCGCTGTACCAGCCCGACGAAGATGGCTCCAGGCCTGTTGCGGTGTTGGTCTGAGCGTGCCAGATTTACCCAGTGTGGAGACTTCCGTGACTGAATCCGTGGTGGTGATCGGTAACTTCGACGGCGTGCATACAGGGCACCAACAGGTGCTCGCCGAAGCCGTCCGGGACGCCGACCACCCGCTCATCGTCGTGACGTTCTGGCCCCACCCCGTCACGGTCCTGCGTCCCGACAAGGCCCCCAAGCTGTTGAGCGACCTGCGCTCCCGCATCGAGCTGTTGAAGCACGCCGGCGCCCACGAGGTGCGGGTCATCCAGTTCAACGAGGAGGTGGCCAACCTGTCGCCCGCGGAGTTCGTCGACCGCTTCCTCGCACCGCTCCACCCGGTACGGATCGTCGTGGGCGCCAACTTCCGGTTCGGGCACAGGGCCGCGGGCGATGTGGAGACGCTGGCCAAGTTGGGGGCGGGCCGCTTCGAGGTTCGGCCGCTGCCGCTGTCCTCCATCGACGACGAGGTGTCGTGCTCCACCAGCATCCGCTCGCATCTTGCGGAGGGCGATGTGGCCGCTGCGGCGCAGCACCTCGGCCGGCCGTTCCGGTTCCGAGGCGTGGTGGTCGTCGGTGACCAGCGGGGGCGCGAGTTGGGTTTCCCCACCGCGAACCTCACGGTCCCGCACGACATGGCGGTGCCTGCCGACGGTGTGTATGCGGGTTGGGTGACGGTCCTGGACGAACCGGGTGCGGAGCCCATGCCGGCGGCCATCTCGGTGGGCACCAATCCCACCTTCGACGGGTCGGACCACCGGGTGGAGAGCTATGTGCTCGACCGCACGGACCTCGAGCTGTACGGCTCTGAGATCGCCGTCGATTTCGTGGCACGGTTGCGGGGGCAGGTGCGTTTCGAGGGCATCGACGCGCTCGTGCAGCAGATGGGCGCAGACGTGGAGGCCACCCGTCGAGCGCTGGCTCAGTTGCCCCAGTAGCAGATCGAGGCCCGCATCAGCGTCTCGTAGGCCGCATCGAGGTCCACGTCGTCCCCCATCAGGGAGTGGGCCAGGAGCCCGTCGAGCTCCAGCGTGACGAACCCGTGCACCGAGGACCACAGCTGGACGATGATCTCCTCGCCGCCACCGGTGAACAGTCCGGCGTCAAGGCACCGCTGCACGCAGCAGCGCAGGGGCTCGACTGCGTGGCGGGTGCGCTCCCGGATACCGTCCGGGGAGTCGCCGTGTCGTCGGCCGAACATCACTGGATACATCTGGGGGTGGGCGAGCGCCCATTTCCGGTAGGCGCATCCCATGCTCATCAGGTCTGCCAGTGGGTCATCGGTGGCCCGGACGACGGTGGAGGCCACGAAGCTCTCGATCGCACGCTCGTACACAGCGTCCAGCAGCGCGTCGCGGGAGCCGTAGAGCGAGTAGATGGCCGACGTCGAGGTGCCGGCGGACTGGGTGATGCGACGCAGGCTCAGCGCGGCTGGACCCTCGAGCCCGACGATCCGGGTCGCCTTCTCCAGAAGGACTTCAGCGAGTGCCTCGTCGTGCACCTTCGGGCGAGCCATATCCCCTTGCCAACCAATCCGTCGTAGCACCAACCTGGCGCCGGGCGCCCTTCGTCGGGGTGCGCCGGTGGCTGCCAGACTAGTTGAGGGGAGAAGTGGCCCCACAGGGGGGTCGGCCTCAGCGCATCGTCAAGGACTTCTTGTAGACGGCGTAGTGCGTGCTGGCCTCGGTGCCGTCCTCAACCTGCTGCTCGGTGTGTTCCTCCACGAACAGGTGTTCGCCTGTGGGGTGGTACTCGAGGGACACGTAGAGGGGCACGGCCTTCTCGTTGTTCGGGTCCACCGCGAGGTACACGGCCTCGTAGCCGGCTTTCCGGGCCTGGTCCTCGAGCCACTCGCTCAGGGCCCGGCCGGCGCCGCGCCGACGGGCGTGCGGGTAGACCCACATGTTGCGCAGCTCAGGGGCGATCTCTTCGGACTTGAGGTCCAGGACGGCGGTACCGAGCAGCTTGTCTTCCTCCACAGCGACGGCGAAGAGCAGGTTGCCGGCTTCCTGCGCCTGGAAGAGTTCATCCACAAGACCGAGGTCAGGCCGGGCCTGGTGCTCACGCAGGTACTCCAGGTCAGCGGCTTCAACGCGGCGTAC includes these proteins:
- the rimP gene encoding ribosome maturation factor RimP yields the protein MQEAKLVAVIEPILVQHGLELDSLDVTRMGKRSVLRLTVDGEGPQGRGPLLDDIASASRAISDALDESPVVGDHPFTLEVSSRGVSKPLTEAKHFRRNTGRLVQLWLADGEIVGRIVGADEQGVTLDVDGSERTVALTDINKAVVQVEMNRPVDGEEDEEN
- the nusA gene encoding transcription termination factor NusA — encoded protein: MDVDLASLTLIERERGIDREYLLKTLEDALLNAYSKTPNALRGVKVEINRKTGKAAVLAPEFNDDDEIIGYFDDTPEDFGRIAAATARQVIFQRIREAEDEQKFGHFSATEGDVIVGVVQQDRDSKAVRVLISKGDQDKFEALMPLAEQVPGEDYSHGRRLRVYVVSVRRELRGPQVIVSRTHPHLVRKLFALEVPELGQGVVEICEVAREAGHRTKIAVRSLDPNVSAKGAFIGPMGQRVRAVTNELGEEKIDIVDYSDDPTEFVAAALSPAKVLSVTVVDEQARACRAIVPDYQLSLAIGREGQNARLAARLTGWRIDIQPDVTA
- a CDS encoding resuscitation-promoting factor; this translates as MAKKIWTPVIAGVSALALVGGVGVASALDKDDVTMVVDGVAKTIAVRENTVAKVLELEGIEPGPHDVVLPALETTVVDGLEISIAYARPLDVTIDGEQREVWTTAKNVGDALKMLRLDAADSKLSASRSAAIGREGLSVDILTARDLTVTVAGVAQPVRLAGTVADALAEVGVTPDADDKVTPSPETALEDGMSVVFVRVDVKPSTKKVAVAFEKTTTESSKMLKGEKEVTTKGVVGENLETYTNVYEDGVLKSSALVSTEVVKAPVNQVTTVGTKVPPPPAPEPEAAPAERSESASSGGSGLDLRRSSMWDTIARCESTNRWNINTGNGYYGGLQFNLQTWRSVGGTDFAAYPHQATREEQITVANRLYDQRGLQPWGCKP
- a CDS encoding LTA synthase family protein; this encodes MTVDSESTPRSPAERWPWGRLAVLMAPFAVLGVWLKVVRIDRFYPSAGLAERATKLSSDVAFGLFWCVLWAVALLYLRRPRLRSAAVVLAQVLTAAIGVFMVVNHSYALRTGNPLTPAQIALAVREAEALSGLLGSQVDATFIGLLVGVVLWSLVAPLLLGKVFARLFKGEATPVTRRVGLAGAVLLLIAATWTAPTASASFALSPAVQLAVSPIKQAAAYPEALASGAPLGDPASTRLVPRPGERHRNVVVITLESQRATSALPETRQPVTPVLDALAEQSVRPERGYTVLPHTSKSLVSIHCGMAPPPDNRNTEADEGGLPQRCLPELLADEGYNTAFFQSATEHFERRRGTAANLGFQKFTPVDGMDKTGFSKANYFGYEDDIMLEPVRRWLTRQDGPFMLGMLTVTAHHDYNVPGYELIDFVDRPLMNKYLNAVHLQDRFVGHVIDLFKELGLYEDTVFVISGDHGEGFGEHQLYQHDNTIYEEGIRVPMLVHDPRRAPELIEGPANQLALMPTAVDALGFDLVSDVEYRPSLYSGESQGPVIVSCWVRGRCTAVLDGDRKLIHHFGDRRDEVFNVAEDPGELTDLVTQTDADWMERGRELAVGWYLDVERWYAPEE
- a CDS encoding YlxR family protein, which encodes MNPQRTCIGCRAVDDQTTLVRLVRQGVTVVDGTSPRLPGRGAYVHSHCLELAERRHAIRRAFGPGAQLDPAARSAILRSGS